A stretch of the Planktothricoides raciborskii GIHE-MW2 genome encodes the following:
- a CDS encoding CP12 domain-containing protein, which yields MMKAGEIMTKDVVTIRGSATVADAVKLMKEKSLRALIVQRRHDQDSYGIVTETDIVYKVAAFGKDPKKLRVYEIMTKPCIVVNPELGVEYVARLFANTGIRRAPVIKGSLLGIISVTDILTKSQFVEKPQETVMQTEIQKAIEEARAICAAKGASSKECAAAWDIVEELQAEAAHQQAKKPPQSAFEQYCEDNPEAVEARIYES from the coding sequence ATGATGAAAGCTGGAGAAATTATGACCAAAGATGTGGTGACCATTCGGGGGTCAGCCACAGTTGCCGATGCAGTCAAGCTGATGAAAGAAAAAAGCTTACGCGCCTTGATTGTACAACGTCGTCACGATCAAGATTCTTACGGAATTGTCACCGAAACCGACATTGTATATAAAGTTGCTGCATTTGGGAAAGATCCGAAAAAACTTCGGGTCTATGAAATTATGACCAAACCCTGCATTGTGGTTAATCCCGAACTGGGAGTGGAATATGTGGCGCGGTTATTTGCTAATACGGGAATTCGCCGCGCTCCAGTGATTAAAGGCAGCCTTCTCGGCATTATATCCGTGACAGATATTCTCACCAAGAGTCAATTTGTTGAGAAACCGCAAGAAACGGTGATGCAAACTGAAATCCAAAAAGCCATTGAAGAAGCACGGGCAATTTGTGCCGCTAAAGGCGCCAGTTCTAAAGAATGTGCTGCCGCTTGGGATATTGTAGAAGAACTTCAAGCTGAAGCGGCACATCAACAAGCCAAAAAACCCCCACAAAGTGCCTTTGAACAATACTGCGAGGACAATCCAGAAGCGGTAGAAGCGCGGATTTATGAGTCTTAA